From one Tetragenococcus osmophilus genomic stretch:
- a CDS encoding SH3 domain-containing protein gives MRKNKKVTLGIILVLLVAAGVGLIIFTQLKTSSTNETVSSTTGSQDAAQESTLSSSSSASSESSQESTQDSEPPEENPYEGTFDLPIENASGYASIDLPVKEQADEDAKTQETLSAGDAFKILQEDGDWWEVEYEGKQGWVEHRYAFINLPDVLPSAAYDNTNTYSSRYRSSGIDIPEVTDTSLYDSKTENERLGKEEFIIPVLYTTAKKIYEAQSQALENNETLLIYETYRPHNAQEKVYDQLSKLADENDTVKAGADTEPWEMFWFINDEVSNHQMGFAIDVSLAQIDEQETKFYGDYSVDVIKDYTEYQMPTPMHELSSASAVYTSPVTAVDPDAWKQAQLRPEVNQPALALQEYFVNAGMTPLASEWWHFNDLEARDQVEDHESNGDFTMTEVKNSAP, from the coding sequence ATGAGAAAAAACAAAAAAGTTACCTTGGGGATAATACTCGTATTGTTAGTGGCAGCCGGTGTTGGTTTGATTATTTTTACTCAACTAAAAACTTCCTCAACAAATGAAACAGTAAGTTCAACGACGGGCAGTCAGGATGCAGCCCAAGAATCGACCTTGTCAAGCAGTAGTTCTGCCAGTAGTGAGAGTAGCCAAGAATCAACGCAAGATTCAGAACCACCTGAGGAAAATCCATATGAAGGAACATTTGATTTACCTATCGAAAATGCGTCAGGGTATGCATCGATTGATTTGCCAGTAAAAGAACAGGCAGATGAAGATGCTAAGACTCAAGAGACCTTATCAGCTGGGGATGCATTTAAAATTTTGCAAGAAGATGGTGATTGGTGGGAAGTCGAGTATGAAGGTAAGCAAGGATGGGTAGAGCATCGATATGCGTTTATTAATCTACCAGATGTACTTCCTTCAGCAGCATACGATAATACGAATACGTATTCTTCTCGTTACCGTTCTTCTGGTATTGATATACCTGAAGTTACAGATACTTCCTTATATGATAGTAAGACCGAAAACGAAAGACTAGGAAAAGAAGAATTTATCATTCCTGTTTTATATACTACGGCAAAGAAAATCTATGAAGCCCAATCACAAGCTTTAGAAAATAATGAAACTTTGCTTATTTATGAAACTTACCGACCGCATAACGCTCAAGAAAAAGTATATGACCAATTATCGAAATTGGCAGATGAAAATGACACAGTAAAAGCTGGAGCAGATACTGAGCCATGGGAGATGTTTTGGTTTATTAATGATGAGGTTTCTAATCATCAAATGGGCTTTGCGATTGATGTTAGTTTAGCGCAAATTGATGAACAAGAAACAAAATTTTATGGTGATTATTCAGTAGATGTGATTAAAGATTACACTGAATATCAGATGCCAACGCCTATGCATGAACTTAGTTCAGCTTCTGCTGTTTATACATCTCCTGTGACGGCTGTTGATCCAGATGCTTGGAAGCAAGCTCAGTTAAGACCTGAGGTGAATCAACCAGCGCTTGCGTTGCAAGAGTATTTTGTAAATGCAGGGATGACGCCGCTAGCCTCGGAATGGTGGCATTTTAATGATTTAGAAGCGCGAGACCAAGTAGAAGATCATGAAAGTAATGGAGATTTTACCATGACTGAAGTGAAAAATAGCGCGCCTTAG
- a CDS encoding D-alanine--D-alanine ligase family protein, translating to MKIILLYGGQSAEHDVSILSAYSVLSAVYYNYYQVQLVYITKEGQWVQGPLLSEKPSSEEVLHLHWEEPGATGRVIQPCEIKEDNAIVLPILHGPNGEDGTIQGFLETIDMPYVGAGVMTSASSMDKIMTKYILYAVGIPQVPYVPVLKSQWKENPKKIFDQCEGTLLYPMFVKPANMGSSVGITEAHDRKELQEALNKAYLYDSRVVIEQGIEAREIEVAILGNEDVRTTLPGEIIKDVAFYDYDTKYVNNTIKMQIPAQIPEEVQTKAREYAKTAYTTLGGRGLSRCDFFLTNKNELFLNEINTMPGFTQFSMYPSLWEKTGLPYGDLIEELIQLGLNQYSQKKRLHVDIRE from the coding sequence TTGAAGATTATTTTATTATATGGAGGGCAAAGTGCAGAACATGACGTTTCGATTCTTTCAGCGTATTCTGTACTGAGCGCAGTTTATTATAACTACTACCAAGTTCAGTTAGTTTATATTACAAAAGAGGGACAATGGGTGCAAGGTCCATTACTCAGTGAAAAACCAAGCTCAGAAGAAGTACTTCATCTTCATTGGGAAGAACCAGGTGCTACGGGGCGAGTGATTCAACCTTGCGAAATTAAAGAAGATAATGCTATTGTTTTACCTATTCTTCATGGGCCTAATGGAGAAGATGGGACAATTCAGGGTTTCCTCGAAACCATCGATATGCCTTATGTCGGCGCAGGAGTAATGACAAGTGCTAGTAGCATGGATAAAATTATGACAAAATACATTTTATATGCTGTCGGCATCCCTCAAGTTCCTTATGTTCCAGTCTTAAAAAGTCAATGGAAAGAAAATCCTAAGAAAATATTTGACCAATGTGAAGGAACATTACTTTATCCAATGTTTGTTAAACCGGCTAATATGGGTTCAAGCGTGGGAATTACCGAAGCTCATGATCGCAAAGAGTTACAAGAAGCTTTGAATAAAGCCTATCTTTATGACTCGCGAGTGGTTATTGAACAAGGAATTGAAGCACGTGAAATAGAAGTGGCCATTTTAGGTAATGAAGATGTACGTACAACCTTACCAGGAGAAATTATCAAAGACGTGGCTTTTTATGACTATGATACGAAATATGTCAATAACACAATTAAAATGCAGATTCCAGCGCAAATTCCTGAAGAAGTGCAAACCAAAGCACGTGAATATGCGAAAACAGCATATACAACTTTAGGTGGTCGTGGATTAAGCCGTTGCGACTTTTTCTTAACCAATAAGAATGAATTATTTTTAAATGAAATAAACACTATGCCTGGTTTTACTCAATTTAGTATGTACCCTTCTTTGTGGGAAAAAACGGGATTACCTTATGGGGATTTAATCGAAGAGTTGATCCAACTAGGATTAAATCAGTATAGCCAGAAGAAAAGGTTACATGTTGATATAAGAGAATAA
- a CDS encoding IS1380 family transposase gives MSITLQQNSLTFNEQKVISIANDGGTLTNDAGLVLLSEFLNQIHFDSLLAQYVHIPEHRFFAQHEWLDVVKQWLYQLIAGYSRDRDANTLQYDRLFKEALKQERLSSQFMMSTLLHTLTEENVNQLLQVAKKLGDLGMDQQNSQQLVLDLDSTCCPTYGKQEAGEYIYHYGLNGYHPFVAFEGLTGLALDVRHRHGKSYTSTHAEDYLVEMLAHYQQRSSDPTMLVRGDSGFAKPEIYQQCECRGAHYVIKLKNNVRLMHHAQHLVQYTNGTDYTKTEHQYFKMAYQADSWDQSRTVAIKATRKAETLLFSEFQFVVTDFAHLSPQTIFQLYQKRGNMENFIKEMKTGFFADKTDSPSFLANKVRLALSFIAYNIIHLMKQLAFPQEKKTTMIDTIRFQLFHIAGKVTEHARQVQIHLSSTNVYNTLFWEVLTRIQRLNL, from the coding sequence ATGTCTATTACTTTACAACAAAATTCTCTTACATTCAATGAGCAAAAAGTCATCTCAATAGCCAACGACGGTGGTACCTTAACCAATGACGCGGGGCTCGTCTTACTTTCGGAGTTTCTAAATCAAATTCATTTTGATTCACTGTTAGCGCAATACGTTCATATTCCAGAGCATCGTTTCTTCGCCCAACATGAATGGCTAGACGTCGTAAAACAGTGGTTATATCAATTGATCGCTGGTTATTCTCGAGACCGAGATGCCAACACCTTACAGTATGACCGCCTTTTTAAGGAAGCATTGAAACAAGAACGACTCAGTTCGCAATTTATGATGTCTACTTTGCTTCATACCTTGACAGAAGAAAATGTTAATCAACTATTACAAGTGGCGAAAAAACTTGGCGATTTAGGCATGGACCAGCAAAACAGTCAACAACTCGTGCTTGATCTGGATTCCACCTGTTGTCCTACCTACGGAAAGCAAGAAGCAGGGGAATATATTTACCACTATGGTCTCAATGGATATCATCCATTTGTGGCATTTGAAGGGTTAACCGGATTGGCATTAGATGTTCGCCATCGTCATGGCAAATCTTATACCTCAACTCACGCCGAAGATTATCTCGTGGAAATGTTGGCGCATTACCAACAACGTTCGAGTGATCCCACAATGCTTGTACGCGGGGATAGTGGCTTTGCCAAACCGGAAATTTATCAACAGTGTGAATGTCGAGGGGCCCACTATGTGATTAAACTGAAAAATAATGTACGGTTGATGCATCATGCGCAACATCTTGTCCAATATACCAATGGTACAGATTACACAAAGACAGAACATCAATATTTTAAGATGGCTTATCAAGCAGATTCTTGGGATCAATCTCGAACAGTGGCCATCAAGGCGACTCGAAAAGCGGAAACTTTACTTTTTTCCGAATTTCAATTTGTGGTGACTGATTTCGCTCATCTTTCGCCCCAAACGATTTTTCAGCTCTATCAAAAACGAGGGAACATGGAAAACTTCATTAAAGAAATGAAGACCGGATTTTTCGCTGATAAAACGGACAGTCCTTCCTTTTTAGCAAATAAGGTCCGGTTAGCCTTAAGTTTTATCGCCTATAATATCATCCACTTGATGAAACAGCTGGCTTTTCCGCAAGAGAAAAAGACGACGATGATTGACACGATCCGTTTTCAACTATTTCATATTGCTGGAAAGGTCACAGAGCACGCGCGTCAAGTGCAAATTCACTTATCAAGTACAAATGTTTACAATACACTTTTTTGGGAAGTCCTTACACGAATTCAGCGATTGAATCTCTAG
- a CDS encoding glycine cleavage system protein H, which yields MKKECLKKTNNLWVLHNGKEYVVGLTNKAQDDLGTISFVSAPKVGQTYNKGDTLIELEAEKATSELDSPLTGTVSSVNEKIAENVDVLNDEDEFNAWILSLKDVEQSEFEAL from the coding sequence ATGAAAAAAGAATGTTTAAAAAAGACGAATAATTTGTGGGTGCTGCATAATGGCAAAGAATACGTGGTTGGTTTAACAAACAAGGCTCAAGATGATTTAGGCACAATTTCCTTTGTTTCTGCTCCTAAAGTGGGTCAGACGTATAATAAAGGAGACACATTGATTGAACTTGAAGCAGAAAAAGCAACGAGCGAGTTGGACAGTCCTCTTACAGGTACTGTTTCTTCTGTTAACGAAAAGATCGCTGAAAATGTAGATGTGTTAAATGATGAAGATGAATTCAATGCTTGGATTCTGAGCTTAAAAGACGTAGAACAAAGCGAATTTGAAGCACTCTAA
- the udk gene encoding uridine kinase: protein MVNHKPIVIGVAGGSGSGKTSVSHAILDHFPNHSIMMLEHDSYYKDQSELPFEKRLKTNYDHPFAFDTDLLIDHLNKLLHYESVSKPVYDYVAHTRSDEIETQEPKEVIILEGILILADKRLRDLMDIKVFVDTDDDIRIIRRIKRDIEERGRTLDSVINQYLKVVKPMYHQFIEPTKRYADVVVPEGGQNHVAIDLINTKISTILGNFP from the coding sequence ATGGTAAACCACAAACCTATCGTTATCGGAGTAGCAGGTGGTTCTGGCAGTGGGAAAACAAGTGTGAGTCACGCCATTTTAGATCATTTCCCTAACCATTCGATTATGATGCTTGAACATGATTCTTACTATAAAGATCAAAGTGAGCTTCCCTTTGAAAAAAGGTTAAAGACAAATTACGATCATCCTTTTGCTTTTGACACGGATTTATTGATTGATCATTTGAATAAATTATTACATTATGAAAGTGTGTCAAAACCAGTGTATGATTATGTTGCTCATACGCGTAGTGATGAAATTGAAACTCAAGAGCCTAAAGAAGTCATTATTTTAGAAGGAATTTTAATTCTAGCAGATAAACGTTTACGTGATTTAATGGATATTAAAGTTTTTGTGGATACAGATGACGATATTCGAATTATTCGTCGTATTAAACGAGATATAGAGGAAAGAGGAAGAACGCTTGATTCTGTGATTAACCAATATTTAAAAGTTGTTAAACCGATGTATCATCAATTTATTGAGCCGACAAAACGTTATGCAGATGTCGTTGTACCTGAAGGTGGACAAAATCATGTAGCGATTGATTTGATTAATACGAAAATTAGTACCATTTTAGGAAATTTTCCCTAG
- a CDS encoding TraX family protein yields the protein MEQTITPSLNANALKIIAVTAMIVDHSTFWLVSSNSALYVILRMFGRFAAPIMCYLIAEGYFHTSNKKKYMKRLFIFALISHYPYILYFDLTSLQATSVIWGLFTGFLALAISQSKEMPLILKVFFILICCLLSWTADWNYISVLWILSFGIFRKNFRLQILFFILIGLIFYILPGFSFSDSNSIFRLGIFFVIPLLASYDGTLGKKSFLMKWSFYIIYPGHLLLLYVLRYFFFEGGIGDEKKQKSYLGDNTRIVSGSRCWFDYFYSTKNFLNK from the coding sequence TTGGAGCAGACAATTACACCTTCCTTAAACGCAAATGCGTTAAAAATTATTGCTGTCACAGCTATGATTGTGGACCATTCCACTTTTTGGTTAGTTTCAAGCAATTCAGCACTTTATGTGATCTTACGTATGTTTGGTAGATTTGCAGCACCCATTATGTGCTATTTAATTGCCGAAGGATACTTCCATACGTCTAATAAAAAGAAATATATGAAGAGGTTATTTATTTTTGCCTTAATTTCACATTATCCATATATTCTTTATTTTGACTTGACTTCTTTACAAGCAACAAGTGTCATTTGGGGATTGTTTACTGGATTTCTAGCACTAGCAATTAGCCAATCAAAAGAGATGCCTCTAATTCTAAAAGTATTTTTTATTTTAATTTGTTGTTTACTATCTTGGACAGCAGACTGGAATTATATTAGTGTATTATGGATTTTATCTTTTGGTATTTTTAGAAAAAACTTTCGACTACAAATACTTTTTTTTATTTTGATCGGATTGATTTTTTATATTTTACCGGGCTTTTCTTTTAGTGATAGCAATTCTATCTTTCGCTTAGGGATCTTTTTTGTTATCCCATTACTTGCTAGTTATGATGGCACTTTAGGGAAAAAGTCATTTCTAATGAAATGGTCATTTTATATTATTTACCCTGGCCATCTTTTACTTTTGTATGTGTTGAGATATTTTTTTTTTGAGGGAGGAATAGGAGATGAGAAAAAACAAAAAAGTTACCTTGGGGATAATACTCGTATTGTTAGTGGCAGCCGGTGTTGGTTTGATTATTTTTACTCAACTAAAAACTTCCTCAACAAATGA
- a CDS encoding UDP-N-acetylmuramoyl-tripeptide--D-alanyl-D-alanine ligase: MDLTIKEIAEILKSNEDSEQQIANIEFDSRKITSNSLFVPLKGTRDGHQFVEQAKENGAIATLWSEDRSRVPQDLFVFEVEDTKKAFQELASYYRKKIAPKVVAITGSNGKTTTKDMTEAVLAQKFKTYKTQGNYNNDLGLPYTILHMPETTEVLVLEMGMDHAGDLTLLSQISEPDSAAITLIGEAHIENLGSRSGIAKGKMEITAGLKKNGVLFVPADEPLLSPLVSSLQQKVITFGFTEGNVQAEVLKTTQYSSEFMIDGQRFSIPVIGSYNVKNALVAYSFGHYFGLNNEEIANGLKDFQLTKDRTQWSKAANGADILSDVYNANPTAMGLVLDSFAELPLTGRKIVVLADMLELGESTKQMHRQMANHINDSFAEVYLFGTEMQALYSELQKTQTQVYYFSEENKQDMIASLKQDIQPQDSLLLKGSNGMGLAEVISALQEK; encoded by the coding sequence ATGGATTTAACGATTAAAGAAATTGCAGAAATTTTGAAAAGTAATGAAGATAGCGAGCAACAAATTGCTAATATTGAGTTTGATAGTAGAAAAATAACTAGTAATAGCCTTTTTGTCCCTTTAAAAGGAACAAGAGATGGACATCAATTTGTGGAACAAGCCAAAGAAAATGGAGCAATCGCTACGCTTTGGAGCGAGGATCGTTCCAGAGTGCCACAGGACTTATTCGTTTTTGAGGTAGAAGACACCAAAAAGGCTTTTCAAGAATTGGCCAGTTATTATCGGAAAAAAATTGCGCCTAAAGTCGTAGCTATTACGGGAAGTAATGGGAAAACAACAACAAAAGATATGACAGAAGCTGTTTTGGCACAAAAATTTAAAACCTATAAAACACAAGGAAATTACAACAACGATCTAGGGCTACCGTATACAATTTTACATATGCCTGAAACAACTGAGGTTTTGGTCTTAGAAATGGGCATGGATCATGCTGGGGATTTAACTTTGCTTTCTCAAATAAGCGAACCAGATTCAGCAGCAATTACTTTGATTGGCGAAGCTCATATAGAAAACTTAGGCTCACGTAGCGGTATTGCGAAAGGAAAAATGGAAATTACTGCTGGGTTGAAAAAGAATGGTGTTTTATTTGTTCCTGCAGATGAGCCTTTATTGTCTCCCCTTGTTTCTTCTTTGCAACAAAAGGTGATAACTTTTGGGTTTACAGAAGGAAATGTTCAAGCAGAAGTATTAAAAACCACTCAATATTCCAGCGAATTTATGATCGATGGGCAACGTTTTTCAATTCCAGTTATCGGTAGCTACAATGTTAAAAATGCGTTAGTCGCTTATAGTTTTGGTCATTATTTTGGTTTAAACAATGAAGAGATCGCAAATGGCTTAAAAGATTTTCAATTAACAAAAGATCGGACGCAATGGAGTAAAGCAGCTAACGGAGCAGATATCTTAAGTGATGTATATAATGCCAACCCGACGGCAATGGGTCTTGTGCTCGATAGTTTTGCTGAATTACCGTTGACTGGCAGAAAAATTGTGGTATTGGCAGATATGCTTGAATTAGGAGAAAGTACGAAGCAAATGCATAGACAAATGGCGAACCATATTAATGATAGTTTTGCAGAAGTCTATCTATTTGGTACAGAAATGCAAGCTCTCTATTCTGAACTGCAAAAAACGCAAACTCAGGTCTATTATTTTAGCGAAGAAAATAAACAAGATATGATCGCGTCTTTAAAACAAGACATACAACCACAAGATTCCTTGCTGTTAAAAGGGAGTAATGGGATGGGCTTAGCAGAAGTTATTTCTGCTTTACAAGAAAAGTGA
- a CDS encoding arsenate reductase family protein: MIKLYGYWRCSTCKKAQNWLQAKGETFEFVDIIKETPTQKQLIKWMKESELPARRFFNTSGQKYRALGLKELVDRYTLEEACQVLSTDGMLIKRPILIDDKDHFLTIGFNENDYEGVFAS; encoded by the coding sequence ATGATCAAATTATACGGTTATTGGCGATGTAGTACTTGTAAAAAAGCTCAAAACTGGCTACAAGCTAAAGGGGAAACATTTGAGTTTGTTGATATAATAAAAGAAACACCTACGCAAAAACAGTTAATAAAGTGGATGAAAGAAAGTGAACTACCTGCGCGCCGTTTTTTTAACACTAGTGGGCAAAAATATCGAGCTTTAGGCTTGAAAGAACTGGTGGACAGGTATACACTTGAAGAAGCTTGTCAGGTATTATCAACTGACGGAATGTTAATCAAGCGTCCAATTTTAATTGATGATAAAGACCATTTTTTAACAATTGGATTTAATGAGAACGATTATGAAGGAGTATTCGCATCATGA
- a CDS encoding YaiI/YqxD family protein gives MRLIIDGDGSPVKEEVIQLGEKFQLPVLIVTSIDHYTDKKEPNFVRFIYVDKGADRADYEIVKLLETGDILVTQDYGLASLALPKGARVFHHSGEEYKKETIDILLNQRYMSAQMRKAGKKTKGPKAFTQKDRQNFYEMLNKILLKELKE, from the coding sequence ATGCGATTAATTATTGATGGCGATGGTTCTCCGGTCAAAGAAGAAGTTATTCAATTAGGAGAAAAATTTCAACTACCGGTCTTAATCGTGACGAGTATAGACCATTATACAGATAAAAAAGAACCTAACTTTGTTCGTTTTATTTATGTTGATAAAGGGGCAGACCGTGCAGATTATGAAATTGTCAAGTTACTTGAGACTGGAGATATTTTGGTTACTCAAGACTACGGCCTAGCTTCTTTGGCGTTACCTAAAGGTGCACGTGTTTTTCATCATTCAGGAGAAGAATATAAAAAAGAAACCATTGATATTTTATTAAATCAACGCTATATGAGTGCTCAAATGCGTAAAGCAGGTAAAAAAACAAAAGGGCCTAAAGCTTTTACCCAAAAGGATCGGCAAAATTTTTATGAGATGTTAAATAAAATTTTACTAAAAGAATTGAAAGAATAA
- a CDS encoding 50S ribosomal protein L25/general stress protein Ctc produces MAASIEVEKRAVRPRSIRKKLRHEGRVPAVVNGYQIESTPISVDALELNRVLRENGLNSVITMNIDGKKVNTLVQDYSEDTFTQHIIHVEFLSVNMSEETEVDAEITLVGEASGVKTGGVLTQTLYSATVSATPDKLPENIEVDISDLEIGDSINISDIPVAKDYTIVNEPEEQVASVNAPEEETEEEEEEETEPEVIGESQEESE; encoded by the coding sequence ATGGCAGCTTCAATAGAAGTAGAAAAAAGAGCAGTACGTCCACGCTCAATCAGAAAAAAACTAAGACACGAAGGAAGAGTACCAGCAGTTGTTAATGGTTACCAAATTGAAAGTACACCTATTTCTGTAGATGCTTTAGAATTAAATAGAGTTCTACGGGAAAACGGCTTGAACTCTGTTATTACGATGAATATTGATGGTAAAAAAGTGAATACTTTGGTACAAGATTATTCAGAAGATACATTTACTCAACATATTATTCACGTTGAATTCCTATCTGTAAACATGTCAGAAGAAACAGAAGTAGATGCAGAAATTACACTTGTTGGTGAAGCAAGCGGCGTAAAAACTGGTGGGGTTCTTACCCAAACATTATACAGCGCTACTGTTTCAGCTACGCCAGATAAATTGCCTGAAAATATCGAGGTTGACATTTCTGACCTAGAAATTGGTGATTCGATTAATATTAGCGACATTCCAGTTGCAAAAGATTATACGATCGTAAACGAACCAGAAGAACAAGTAGCTTCCGTTAACGCTCCTGAAGAAGAAACAGAAGAAGAAGAGGAAGAAGAAACAGAACCAGAAGTTATTGGTGAAAGCCAAGAAGAATCAGAATAA
- a CDS encoding ISLre2-like element ISTeha1 family transposase, which translates to MDSIVTDLVEVMKKETNFLARERAMMIFFTKLIATITQLAFQTLDKEICAQCKKEGFRVDRKSERTITFLFGPVTYVRRRMKNQANDIRYPLDEFLGIRKGLRYSSLVLRNVAQLGSNMVYRHVSQAIDCLTSWQMSHQNVQQLVVKTGEFIQARSTHESRYEGVIPKKKVPYLYLEGDGVKINGQKKQSLEVHRFQVCEGSQKVGNRSEMIAPHFVSHLNRQKAYKEMMAYLQAYYDLSHTVVISNSDGGSGYEKSVFDELALGCLRHEHFRDRYHVHRKIKERMAFVPQLQHRMIRAIEHYNWQAVQLVLDTSESLIEEKEAEALEHLRLLHHYLQRSWPYLKSLKARGIRDPKACIGTIESTHRKITYRMKRQGRLWTTTGAQAMIRVIDSLRNQELEGWLNQYEALPNDVVVQEKRWHAMKRWVQKKPRFQAHEGAFKGQIGEGKAKSAPLGQFAKGLNQLLMTPSYL; encoded by the coding sequence ATGGATTCTATTGTAACAGATTTAGTGGAAGTAATGAAGAAGGAAACGAATTTTTTAGCAAGAGAAAGAGCCATGATGATCTTTTTTACAAAACTTATAGCCACGATCACACAATTGGCTTTTCAAACGCTCGATAAAGAAATTTGTGCGCAATGTAAAAAAGAAGGTTTTCGCGTCGATCGCAAGAGCGAGAGAACCATCACTTTTTTGTTTGGTCCCGTGACCTATGTTCGTCGGCGAATGAAAAATCAAGCCAATGACATTCGTTACCCCTTAGATGAATTTCTAGGGATTCGAAAAGGTCTTCGTTATAGTTCGCTGGTTCTGCGAAACGTGGCTCAATTAGGCAGTAACATGGTCTATCGTCATGTTTCTCAAGCGATCGACTGTTTAACTTCTTGGCAGATGAGTCATCAAAATGTGCAACAATTGGTGGTTAAAACGGGCGAATTCATCCAAGCCAGAAGCACGCATGAAAGTCGTTATGAGGGCGTGATCCCCAAGAAAAAAGTGCCCTATTTATATCTGGAAGGAGACGGCGTAAAGATCAACGGACAGAAGAAACAATCCCTTGAAGTTCACCGTTTTCAAGTGTGTGAAGGCAGCCAGAAAGTCGGCAATCGCTCGGAAATGATCGCCCCGCACTTTGTGAGTCATCTGAATCGGCAAAAAGCATACAAAGAAATGATGGCCTATCTTCAAGCCTATTATGATTTAAGTCATACCGTGGTCATTTCCAATAGTGACGGCGGTTCGGGTTATGAAAAATCGGTGTTTGATGAACTGGCTTTAGGTTGTTTGCGTCATGAACACTTCCGTGATCGATACCATGTCCACCGGAAAATCAAGGAACGAATGGCTTTTGTTCCCCAGCTCCAACATCGAATGATACGAGCGATTGAACATTATAATTGGCAAGCAGTCCAGCTTGTTTTAGATACTTCGGAAAGCTTGATTGAAGAAAAGGAGGCCGAAGCGTTAGAACATTTACGTTTACTGCATCACTACCTTCAAAGAAGTTGGCCTTATTTAAAATCATTGAAAGCACGAGGAATCAGGGACCCTAAAGCTTGTATTGGCACGATCGAAAGTACCCATCGGAAAATCACCTATCGCATGAAGCGCCAAGGTCGTTTGTGGACAACAACTGGGGCCCAAGCCATGATTCGTGTCATTGATAGTTTAAGAAACCAAGAATTGGAAGGTTGGTTGAACCAATACGAAGCCCTTCCGAATGATGTGGTTGTCCAGGAAAAACGTTGGCACGCTATGAAACGTTGGGTACAGAAAAAGCCTCGTTTCCAAGCCCATGAAGGTGCATTTAAAGGACAGATTGGCGAAGGAAAAGCGAAAAGTGCGCCTTTAGGCCAATTCGCCAAAGGATTAAATCAATTACTAATGACCCCGAGTTATCTCTAA